One Nitrospira sp. DNA window includes the following coding sequences:
- a CDS encoding DNA polymerase III delta prime subunit, whose translation MPFAEIIGHDSAKMLLKSAIVQNRLAHAYLFHGDDRIGKRLLALRLAQALLCESLPIDHEPDACGTCRACRQVEARTHPDFLVIEPDREQANPQIKIELIRDIEQQMIYRPLIGDRKICLIDDADRMTIGAANALLKTLEEPPDHSLFVLVSSRPYALPATIRSRCQALRLAAPAQTQVEAAIILKRELPPADARFLAVLSDGQLGRALECDLDQARNNQKEFSVLFSSKGLQSFSTVLATAETLAKADRAPEAFDWLLRWLHDLLLLAVCVGSDYVLNVEQRKEMQALAERIDIDELLDLIGDLEKLERQAHRNLNLQMALETTLLRVRHLIIPQQTVGTAR comes from the coding sequence ATGCCCTTCGCTGAGATCATCGGACATGACAGTGCCAAAATGCTGCTCAAGTCGGCGATCGTGCAAAACCGTCTCGCCCATGCCTACCTCTTCCACGGAGACGACCGCATCGGCAAACGCCTCCTGGCCCTGCGTTTGGCGCAAGCGCTCCTCTGCGAGAGCCTGCCGATCGATCACGAACCGGATGCCTGCGGCACCTGTCGCGCCTGTCGCCAGGTCGAGGCACGGACCCATCCCGATTTCCTGGTGATCGAACCGGACCGCGAACAAGCCAATCCCCAGATCAAGATCGAACTCATTCGCGACATCGAACAGCAGATGATCTATCGCCCGCTGATCGGCGATCGCAAAATCTGCCTGATCGACGACGCGGACCGCATGACGATCGGGGCCGCCAATGCGCTGCTCAAAACCCTGGAGGAACCGCCCGACCACAGCCTGTTCGTGCTGGTTTCGAGCAGGCCCTATGCCCTGCCTGCCACGATCCGGTCACGCTGCCAAGCCCTGCGGCTCGCGGCACCCGCGCAAACCCAAGTGGAAGCCGCCATCATTTTGAAGCGCGAACTTCCACCGGCCGATGCGCGCTTCCTGGCAGTCCTGAGTGATGGGCAATTGGGGCGGGCACTGGAATGTGACCTGGATCAGGCGCGGAACAACCAGAAGGAATTTTCCGTCCTGTTTTCATCGAAGGGGCTGCAGTCCTTTTCCACCGTCCTCGCGACTGCGGAAACCCTCGCCAAGGCGGACCGTGCCCCGGAGGCGTTCGACTGGCTGCTCCGTTGGTTGCACGACCTGTTGCTCCTGGCAGTCTGCGTCGGCTCCGACTACGTGCTCAATGTGGAGCAACGCAAAGAGATGCAGGCGCTGGCCGAACGCATCGACATCGACGAACTTCTGGACCTCATCGGCGACCTCGAAAAATTGGAACGGCAGGCGCACCGCAATTTGAATCTCCAGATGGCCCTCGAAACGACCTTGTTACGGGTGCGTCACCTGATCATCCCACAACAGACAGTCGGTACGGCGCGCTGA
- a CDS encoding putative membrane-associated phospholipid phosphatase, PAP2 superfamily, protein MGLDETLFRTINGLAGRSELLDWLMVELAKPGNLLYPMILAAGFWLWTNRRECVIGSAMLAAVTGITDLLGTQIKGLVQRPRPCLTLQEVQKLLGCGGAFSFPSNHAANTAAAAAFFQVLYPRSGWISWPLVTAIGLSRVYIGAHYLTDVIGGWLVGGLIGAGTAWTLRRWARFRPARAGAISEPAPQTSAESIS, encoded by the coding sequence ATGGGGCTGGACGAAACGCTCTTTCGCACGATCAACGGTTTGGCCGGTCGGTCGGAACTCCTCGACTGGCTGATGGTGGAACTGGCCAAGCCGGGGAACCTGTTGTATCCCATGATCCTCGCGGCAGGCTTTTGGCTATGGACGAACAGGCGGGAATGTGTGATCGGCTCGGCGATGTTGGCTGCCGTCACCGGTATCACGGACCTGCTGGGTACGCAGATCAAAGGGCTGGTCCAGCGTCCGCGGCCTTGCCTGACCCTGCAGGAAGTCCAGAAGCTGCTCGGCTGCGGCGGGGCCTTTTCCTTTCCATCCAACCACGCGGCCAATACGGCGGCTGCCGCCGCCTTCTTTCAAGTCCTGTATCCGCGATCGGGCTGGATCAGTTGGCCCCTCGTCACGGCGATCGGCCTCTCCCGCGTCTACATCGGTGCCCATTACCTGACCGATGTGATCGGCGGGTGGCTGGTCGGTGGATTGATCGGCGCGGGAACTGCCTGGACGTTGCGCCGCTGGGCTCGCTTCCGTCCGGCTCGCGCCGGTGCCATATCTGAACCCGCTCCTCAGACTTCCGCCGAATCCATTTCCTGA
- a CDS encoding Cobalt/zinc/cadmium resistance protein CzcD: protein MVPHTYHELRSRLRIALALNAVIIIAEFVGGFLTNSIGLIGDAGHNLVDQGSLFLALYAHILTAKPATDSRTFGYHRAGIVAAFLNSFILLLTAVGITLVSVKRLMAPVPIPGGWVMLIALVSFVANLSIALLLQHGAKDDLNIRSAFWHMLADAWVSLGVVVSGGTILLTGWSILDPLVSLLVVVAILKGAWPLFKESLEVLLESTPPGVSPAQVAATIESIPGVKNVHDLHIWAVEPRLIMMTTHVQVEGDDAALTNELLHTIRNRVVTEYGIKHLTIQLETQCCHPDAVHCDLNHLAAQHPASEILHSHH, encoded by the coding sequence ATGGTCCCCCACACCTACCATGAACTCCGCTCCCGGTTGAGGATTGCGCTCGCTCTCAACGCAGTCATCATCATCGCCGAATTTGTCGGAGGCTTCCTGACCAACAGCATCGGCTTGATCGGGGACGCGGGACACAATCTCGTCGATCAGGGCTCCCTCTTCCTCGCCCTGTACGCACACATCCTGACGGCCAAGCCTGCAACCGACAGTCGGACCTTCGGTTATCACCGGGCCGGCATCGTGGCCGCCTTCTTGAATTCCTTCATCCTGCTGCTCACCGCCGTCGGCATCACGCTCGTCAGCGTCAAACGGCTCATGGCCCCGGTTCCGATTCCAGGCGGATGGGTCATGTTGATCGCCCTGGTGAGCTTTGTCGCCAACCTCTCGATCGCGCTGCTCCTTCAGCATGGGGCGAAGGATGACCTCAACATCCGCAGCGCCTTCTGGCACATGCTGGCCGATGCATGGGTATCGTTGGGCGTCGTCGTCAGTGGAGGGACCATCCTGTTGACCGGCTGGTCGATTCTGGACCCGTTGGTGAGCCTCTTGGTCGTGGTGGCGATCCTCAAGGGGGCCTGGCCGCTCTTTAAGGAATCGCTTGAAGTATTGCTGGAATCCACGCCGCCCGGTGTCAGCCCCGCCCAGGTCGCGGCCACCATCGAATCCATTCCCGGCGTGAAGAACGTCCATGATCTGCACATTTGGGCGGTCGAACCGCGCCTGATCATGATGACGACGCACGTGCAGGTCGAGGGGGATGATGCGGCCCTGACGAACGAGCTGCTCCATACCATACGGAATCGCGTCGTCACCGAGTACGGCATCAAACACCTCACGATTCAACTCGAGACCCAGTGCTGCCATCCCGACGCCGTCCACTGCGACCTCAACCACCTCGCCGCGCAACATCCCGCGTCCGAAATCCTACACAGCCATCACTAA
- a CDS encoding N-acetylglucosamine-1-phosphate uridyltransferase/ Glucosamine-1-phosphate N-acetyltransferase, protein MTHSSQHHASANSVPGLAVIILAAGLGKRMKSAVAKVLHPVAGRPMVLYVLDIACRLAEQGVAVVVGHQGAEVRKVVEAVGGQIAVAEQARQLGTGHAVLQTRSIFDRLHRKPSRYVILNGDTPLLTEATVRELLAVHEAQRAAVTLLTSVLDDASGYGRVIRRRRDEWLQGAADNAVQAIVEEKDASEDERLVREINVGTYIVDGDFLFPALDKLDPHNAQGEYYLTDIVQMAVQQGRTCSALRLRTIDEGLGINSRVQLAEVERVIRRRIRERWLEAGVTMWDPASTWIDAGVTIGRDTVLYPNVTLEGRTVIGEETVVHSGSRITDCTIGNRVEILDHCILRESQVEEGAHLGPFAHLRPGAIVRRKAKVGNFVEMKKAELGEGSKANHLSYLGDARIGAGVNIGAGTITCNYDGYKKFQTVVGDGVFIGSDVQLVAPVTVGQGSVIAAGATVTQDVPPDALVISRVPQVTREGWAARRRALQSGQASTPSPTPAATGAKAVEGAKVSKGSKRAVKKQQPAVQRTKRR, encoded by the coding sequence ATGACCCATTCATCGCAGCACCACGCATCGGCGAATTCCGTTCCCGGCCTCGCGGTCATCATCTTGGCGGCGGGACTCGGCAAGCGCATGAAGTCTGCTGTGGCCAAGGTGCTCCATCCGGTGGCGGGACGGCCGATGGTGCTCTATGTCCTCGACATCGCCTGTCGTCTGGCAGAACAGGGCGTGGCGGTCGTCGTCGGGCATCAGGGGGCCGAGGTCCGGAAGGTCGTCGAAGCAGTCGGGGGCCAGATTGCCGTGGCGGAGCAGGCCAGGCAGCTGGGCACCGGGCATGCGGTGTTGCAGACGCGTTCCATCTTCGACCGTCTCCATCGAAAGCCGTCCCGGTATGTGATCCTCAACGGGGACACGCCGCTCCTCACGGAGGCCACGGTGCGGGAGCTGTTGGCGGTGCATGAGGCGCAGCGCGCAGCAGTGACCCTGTTGACATCGGTGCTCGACGATGCGTCCGGTTATGGGCGGGTCATTCGCCGCCGCCGTGACGAGTGGCTGCAGGGGGCGGCCGACAACGCGGTGCAGGCCATCGTGGAAGAGAAAGATGCGTCCGAGGATGAGCGACTGGTGCGCGAAATCAACGTCGGGACCTACATCGTCGACGGCGACTTCCTCTTTCCGGCCCTCGACAAGCTCGATCCTCACAATGCCCAGGGTGAGTATTACCTCACGGACATCGTACAGATGGCGGTGCAGCAGGGGCGCACCTGTTCGGCTCTGCGTCTGCGCACGATCGACGAAGGATTGGGCATCAACAGCCGCGTGCAATTGGCGGAGGTCGAGCGGGTGATCCGCCGGCGGATCAGGGAACGGTGGCTGGAGGCCGGTGTGACGATGTGGGACCCTGCCTCGACCTGGATCGATGCAGGGGTGACGATCGGCCGGGACACGGTACTCTATCCGAATGTGACGCTTGAAGGGCGGACGGTGATCGGGGAAGAGACGGTCGTGCATTCCGGTTCACGCATCACCGATTGCACCATCGGAAACAGAGTGGAGATTTTGGATCACTGCATTTTGCGCGAGTCGCAGGTCGAGGAGGGGGCTCACCTCGGACCGTTTGCGCACCTGCGGCCCGGTGCAATCGTGCGACGCAAGGCGAAGGTCGGGAATTTCGTCGAGATGAAGAAAGCCGAACTCGGCGAAGGATCGAAGGCCAACCATCTCAGTTATCTCGGTGATGCGCGGATCGGAGCGGGTGTGAATATCGGGGCCGGGACGATCACCTGCAATTACGATGGGTATAAGAAGTTCCAGACAGTGGTCGGAGATGGAGTATTCATCGGGAGCGATGTGCAACTGGTGGCGCCAGTGACCGTCGGACAGGGCTCCGTCATCGCGGCCGGCGCCACCGTGACGCAGGATGTGCCGCCGGATGCGCTCGTCATCTCACGGGTGCCGCAGGTGACGCGCGAGGGCTGGGCCGCCCGTCGGCGCGCGTTGCAGAGCGGGCAGGCTTCCACTCCGTCTCCGACTCCTGCCGCGACCGGCGCGAAGGCTGTCGAAGGGGCCAAGGTTTCCAAGGGATCGAAACGTGCCGTGAAGAAACAGCAACCGGCGGTTCAACGTACGAAGCGGAGGTAA
- a CDS encoding DUF502 domain-containing protein: MLKASLKRYFLTGLLVMIPFWGTVLILKTLFVSLDGILGDAAASLVTPGYYVPGLGIVALVLLIFATGLFAANFIGRHVVRQWENLLNRVPVVRGIYSTIKSMMDILSFAERETYRRVVLIQFPKNGHYCFAFVTGVTKGEMQQLSPDPLVHVYVPTSPNPTSGYFLLVPEREVIAVDITVEEAMKLIVSGGLYTPAPPSGAAPQADGKQWAPIKQPDAGVQVG, encoded by the coding sequence ATGTTGAAAGCCTCGTTAAAACGTTATTTTCTGACCGGTTTGCTGGTCATGATCCCCTTTTGGGGGACTGTCCTGATTTTGAAGACCCTGTTCGTCAGTCTGGACGGAATTCTTGGAGACGCGGCTGCCAGTCTCGTGACGCCCGGCTATTATGTGCCGGGGTTGGGGATCGTCGCCCTGGTCCTGCTCATCTTTGCGACCGGACTCTTCGCGGCGAACTTTATCGGTCGCCATGTCGTACGGCAGTGGGAGAATTTGCTCAACCGTGTGCCGGTCGTCCGTGGGATCTACTCGACCATCAAGTCCATGATGGACATTCTGTCGTTCGCGGAACGCGAAACCTACCGCCGCGTCGTGCTGATCCAGTTTCCCAAGAACGGACATTATTGTTTCGCCTTTGTGACCGGCGTGACGAAAGGGGAGATGCAGCAGCTCTCGCCGGATCCACTGGTACATGTGTATGTGCCGACCTCGCCCAACCCCACCTCCGGGTACTTTTTGTTGGTGCCGGAGCGGGAGGTGATCGCCGTGGACATCACGGTTGAAGAGGCCATGAAGCTGATCGTCTCGGGCGGTCTGTACACACCGGCTCCTCCCTCCGGCGCGGCGCCGCAGGCCGATGGGAAGCAGTGGGCGCCGATCAAACAACCGGACGCAGGCGTGCAGGTCGGCTGA
- a CDS encoding cobalamin synthesis protein, P47K, which yields MTQTLPVPFYILCGSLGAGKTTLLMRLLEFWNGQGHRVGVLMNEAGAVSIDGPRAGTIAEQVLNLASGCICCDTKDDLAWSITQLVQDYESTLIVLECSGMADPAEVVDAVTDVYVSRIAKLERILALLHPVPLPDTGMAELVTRNAIRYADDLILNKRDLYIPGHWERFRDTITRHNPHGRLWETSHARLDLTALLAAPSTRPLPTNVLLEKASARNVTRELRASHHPMVTTVRLPGPMDRNRFMQWMQTLPEGLERAKGFFRFAQEPELQEFQFFPPRTGTIAPVMLLDEPNHVVVLIGRDFDQELCRKSLLACLTSEPHQEMDSAEV from the coding sequence ATGACGCAGACACTCCCCGTCCCCTTCTACATCCTTTGCGGATCGCTCGGCGCGGGCAAGACCACCCTGCTCATGCGCTTGCTCGAATTCTGGAACGGTCAGGGACACAGGGTCGGCGTGCTCATGAACGAAGCGGGGGCAGTCAGCATCGATGGCCCGCGCGCCGGCACGATCGCCGAGCAGGTCCTCAACCTGGCCAGCGGCTGCATCTGTTGCGATACCAAGGATGACCTGGCCTGGAGCATCACGCAACTCGTGCAGGATTACGAGTCCACCTTGATCGTGCTGGAATGCTCCGGCATGGCAGACCCGGCGGAAGTCGTCGATGCCGTGACGGATGTCTACGTCTCACGGATTGCGAAGCTCGAACGGATCCTCGCGCTGTTGCACCCGGTGCCGCTCCCGGATACCGGCATGGCGGAACTCGTCACCCGCAATGCGATTCGTTATGCCGACGACCTCATCCTGAATAAACGAGACCTCTACATTCCCGGCCACTGGGAACGGTTTCGCGATACCATCACCCGCCATAATCCCCATGGACGGCTCTGGGAAACCAGCCATGCGAGATTGGATCTTACCGCCTTGCTCGCCGCTCCCTCGACGCGGCCCCTGCCGACCAATGTACTGCTCGAAAAAGCGTCCGCACGCAACGTGACACGTGAACTCCGCGCCTCCCATCATCCCATGGTGACGACCGTGCGGTTGCCGGGACCGATGGACCGGAACCGTTTCATGCAATGGATGCAGACCTTGCCGGAAGGACTGGAACGGGCGAAAGGATTTTTTCGCTTCGCGCAGGAGCCGGAACTGCAGGAGTTTCAATTTTTCCCGCCGCGCACCGGCACGATCGCCCCGGTCATGCTGCTCGATGAACCGAACCATGTGGTGGTGTTGATCGGGCGGGACTTCGACCAGGAACTCTGTCGCAAGTCCCTACTCGCCTGCCTCACATCAGAACCGCATCAGGAAATGGATTCGGCGGAAGTCTGA
- a CDS encoding Thymidylate kinase, protein MTLEGIEGCGKSTQAKLLGKYLRSEGYVTVETREPGGTPLAEHIRSLLLDRTGEPVAPETEAFLVFAARRQHVAQVIEPALAQGAIVICDRFSDSTLAYQGYARGLDLPTLRTLNRIATQTIMPDLTLLFDLPVSTGLARRRNAAGTNRLDRESIRFHRKVRAGFLDLAKREPARIKIIPSRAAKETVARAVVQVVTPLLNKHLRGATKHSPSPGTHAPRTSQARHALR, encoded by the coding sequence ATGACGCTCGAGGGGATTGAAGGTTGTGGCAAATCGACCCAGGCCAAGCTCCTTGGGAAGTACCTTCGGAGCGAGGGATACGTCACTGTGGAAACCAGAGAACCGGGCGGAACCCCGCTCGCGGAACACATCCGCTCGCTCCTGCTGGATCGCACCGGTGAACCGGTCGCGCCGGAAACCGAGGCCTTCCTTGTCTTCGCCGCCCGCCGGCAACATGTCGCGCAGGTCATCGAACCGGCCCTCGCACAAGGCGCCATCGTGATCTGCGACCGTTTCAGCGATTCCACCCTGGCCTACCAGGGTTATGCGCGTGGACTGGACCTCCCGACGCTCCGGACACTCAACCGCATCGCCACGCAAACCATCATGCCGGACCTGACCCTGCTCTTCGACCTCCCGGTCTCCACCGGCTTGGCGCGGCGACGGAACGCAGCCGGAACGAATCGACTGGATCGCGAGTCCATCCGATTCCATCGAAAAGTTCGCGCCGGTTTTCTCGACCTGGCGAAGCGCGAACCCGCACGGATCAAGATCATCCCGTCACGGGCCGCGAAAGAAACGGTCGCCCGCGCAGTGGTACAGGTCGTCACACCGTTGCTCAACAAACATCTGCGGGGCGCAACGAAGCACTCACCGTCACCAGGCACACATGCCCCTCGTACATCACAGGCCCGCCATGCCCTTCGCTGA
- a CDS encoding Cell division-associated, ATP-dependent zinc metalloprotease FtsH → MDPKQRQFSIWYMFIALWVLMLIQMFLPSFFNPTEIPYSEFKEAVEAGKVTEVAVSSQIIHGKMKEDKTFNTIRIEDPDLLRSLAQHQVKVTGVIESTLFRDVLSWIVPIVLFFGVWWFMLRRMGQSQGFMTVGQSKAKIYVEKEVKVTFADVAGVDEAKQELEEIIEFLKTPDKFRRLGGKIPKGILLVGPPGTGKTLLAKAVAGEAGVPFFSISGSEFVEMFVGVGAARVRDLFEQAKGKAPCIIFLDELDALGKARGVGPMAHEEREQTLNQLLVEMDGFDSRVGVILVAATNRPEILDPALLRAGRFDRQVLVDRPDKIGRLAILKVHARTITLANPADLETIAAMTPGFVGADLANLLNEAALLAVRRGKDTVSLSELQEAVERVIGGLEKKNRVLNKMEKARVAHHEVGHALVAMSIPGGDAVHKISIIPRGIAALGYTMQLPTEDRFLMTVSELKNRIAILLGGRAAEEIIYGEVSTGAQDDLRKATDIAKSMVKVYGMSEKLGQVSLERDRQSLFLQTSPSQTPGDYSEQTSREIDCEVRLLIDDQYERARALIKSQEPILRNAAQVLLEKETITGKELKALAEAK, encoded by the coding sequence ATGGACCCCAAACAACGGCAGTTCTCCATCTGGTACATGTTCATCGCCCTCTGGGTCTTGATGTTGATCCAGATGTTCCTCCCCTCGTTCTTCAACCCCACGGAAATCCCTTACAGCGAGTTCAAAGAGGCCGTGGAGGCCGGCAAGGTGACCGAGGTCGCGGTCTCGTCGCAGATCATTCACGGGAAGATGAAGGAGGATAAAACCTTCAACACGATCCGCATCGAAGACCCGGACCTCTTGCGGAGCCTCGCGCAACATCAGGTGAAGGTCACCGGCGTCATCGAGAGCACACTATTCCGCGACGTGTTGTCCTGGATCGTGCCGATCGTGCTCTTCTTCGGTGTCTGGTGGTTCATGCTGCGGCGCATGGGGCAGAGTCAGGGCTTCATGACCGTCGGGCAGAGCAAAGCGAAAATCTATGTGGAGAAGGAAGTGAAGGTCACCTTCGCCGACGTGGCAGGCGTCGATGAAGCCAAACAGGAGCTGGAAGAGATCATCGAGTTTCTTAAAACCCCGGACAAGTTCCGGCGACTGGGCGGCAAGATTCCCAAGGGCATCCTCTTGGTCGGCCCTCCGGGTACCGGCAAAACCCTCCTCGCCAAAGCCGTGGCGGGCGAAGCGGGCGTGCCGTTTTTCTCGATCAGCGGGTCTGAGTTCGTGGAGATGTTCGTCGGAGTCGGCGCGGCTCGCGTGCGGGACCTCTTCGAACAGGCCAAGGGCAAGGCTCCCTGCATCATTTTCCTGGACGAGCTCGACGCGCTGGGCAAGGCTCGCGGGGTCGGTCCGATGGCGCATGAAGAACGGGAACAGACGCTGAATCAGTTGCTGGTTGAAATGGACGGCTTCGATTCACGCGTCGGAGTCATTCTCGTGGCCGCCACCAACCGCCCCGAAATACTGGACCCCGCCCTGCTGCGGGCCGGACGATTCGATCGCCAGGTGCTCGTGGACCGGCCGGACAAGATCGGGCGGCTCGCCATTCTAAAAGTTCACGCCCGCACGATCACGCTCGCCAATCCGGCGGATCTGGAAACGATCGCGGCCATGACGCCCGGCTTCGTCGGCGCCGATCTGGCCAATCTGCTGAATGAGGCGGCCCTGCTCGCAGTCCGGCGAGGTAAGGACACCGTGAGCCTGTCCGAGTTGCAGGAAGCCGTGGAACGGGTCATCGGCGGGCTTGAAAAGAAAAATCGGGTCTTGAACAAAATGGAAAAAGCGCGGGTCGCTCACCATGAGGTCGGCCACGCGTTGGTGGCCATGTCCATCCCGGGTGGCGACGCCGTGCACAAAATTTCCATCATCCCGCGAGGGATCGCCGCTCTCGGCTATACGATGCAACTTCCGACTGAAGATCGATTCCTCATGACCGTATCTGAACTCAAGAACCGAATCGCCATTCTCTTGGGCGGACGCGCGGCGGAGGAAATCATTTACGGCGAAGTCTCGACCGGCGCGCAGGACGATTTGCGAAAGGCCACGGACATCGCAAAAAGCATGGTCAAGGTCTACGGCATGAGCGAGAAGCTGGGCCAGGTGAGCCTGGAGCGGGACCGTCAATCCTTATTTCTTCAGACCAGCCCCTCACAAACACCGGGAGACTATAGCGAGCAGACCTCTCGCGAAATCGATTGTGAGGTCCGGCTGTTGATCGACGACCAGTACGAGCGCGCGCGCGCGCTGATCAAATCCCAGGAACCTATCCTCCGCAATGCGGCGCAGGTTTTGCTCGAGAAAGAGACCATCACCGGAAAAGAGCTGAAGGCGTTGGCGGAGGCAAAATGA
- a CDS encoding Methionyl-tRNA synthetase, whose amino-acid sequence MSNAKTFYITTPIYYVNDVPHIGHAYTTIAADVLARYWRLRGREVFFLTGLDEHGQKVQQAAAKAGIDPQAHCDRLAPQFTNLWKRLNISNDAFIRTTDSRHQTVVQRYLQQLFDKQLIYKADYTGWYCTFDERFWPEKDVVDGLCPDCKRPIERLSEHNYFFRMGQYQDRLIDHIRNHEDFIRPASRRNEVLGFLQNQTLGDLSISRPKSRLSWGIELPFDKDYVTYVWFDALVNYVSALEYKPGLDRFWPADVHLVGKDILTTHAVYWSTMLMALELPLPKTIFAHGWWTVDGEKMSKSRGNVVDPYAMVDQFGADAFRYFLLREVPFGQDGDFSQDAMVARINSDLANGLGNLLSRTLTMIDRFSEGKVPGQGSPMQIGTGLEMPIAEAQEYLPVSANEKLSGLRFKEHIEDIWALVAFCDQLIEETKPWNLAKKPETRPELNNVLNALAKALRSLCLYTYPFMPNMAAEMSQQLGLNLDFTKPLLSEGYPSEGIVPGTRIQKGRALLPRIESKPQGAKNVTDAPASSQPTTVTPPSTAAASQSQPPAASAPAPAAAPPQITIDEFMKIQLKTAKVLTAERVPKSEKLLKLQVSLGSEQRQIVAGIGKKYEPEALVGKTIVIVANLKPAKLMGIESQGMVLAAGDSEVRGLATFIEDVEPGTKVK is encoded by the coding sequence ATGAGCAACGCGAAAACCTTCTACATCACGACGCCGATCTATTACGTCAACGACGTGCCGCACATCGGCCATGCCTACACGACCATCGCCGCCGACGTGCTCGCACGCTACTGGCGATTACGTGGGCGCGAGGTGTTCTTTCTGACAGGTCTGGACGAGCATGGACAAAAGGTGCAGCAGGCAGCCGCCAAGGCAGGCATCGACCCGCAAGCCCATTGCGACCGGCTCGCGCCACAGTTTACAAACCTCTGGAAACGGTTGAACATCTCCAATGACGCCTTCATCAGGACCACCGACAGCCGGCACCAGACAGTGGTTCAACGATATCTTCAGCAGCTGTTCGATAAGCAACTGATTTACAAGGCTGACTACACCGGATGGTATTGTACGTTCGACGAACGATTCTGGCCTGAGAAAGACGTCGTCGATGGCCTGTGCCCGGACTGCAAGCGACCCATCGAACGTCTCAGCGAACACAATTATTTCTTCAGGATGGGCCAATATCAGGACCGGCTGATCGACCACATCCGAAACCATGAAGACTTCATTCGCCCCGCCTCCCGGCGCAATGAAGTCCTGGGCTTTCTTCAGAACCAAACGCTGGGAGACCTGTCGATCTCCCGTCCGAAATCCCGACTCTCCTGGGGCATCGAGCTGCCGTTCGACAAAGACTACGTCACCTACGTCTGGTTCGATGCGCTCGTGAATTATGTCTCAGCGCTCGAGTACAAACCGGGGCTCGATCGGTTCTGGCCCGCCGATGTCCACCTGGTCGGCAAGGACATCCTCACGACCCACGCGGTCTACTGGTCAACCATGTTGATGGCGCTGGAACTGCCGCTTCCAAAAACGATCTTCGCCCACGGCTGGTGGACGGTGGACGGCGAGAAGATGTCCAAGAGCCGCGGCAACGTCGTCGATCCCTACGCCATGGTCGATCAATTCGGCGCGGATGCCTTCCGCTATTTCCTGCTGCGCGAGGTGCCGTTCGGGCAGGATGGGGACTTTTCACAAGATGCGATGGTAGCCAGGATCAACAGCGATCTTGCGAACGGGCTTGGCAATCTGTTGAGCCGGACATTGACGATGATCGATCGATTTTCAGAAGGTAAGGTCCCCGGCCAAGGATCTCCTATGCAAATAGGAACAGGACTGGAAATGCCCATAGCCGAGGCTCAAGAATACTTGCCTGTAAGTGCCAACGAAAAACTTTCAGGTCTCAGATTCAAGGAACATATTGAAGACATTTGGGCATTAGTAGCATTTTGTGACCAATTGATTGAGGAAACTAAACCCTGGAACCTTGCGAAGAAACCTGAGACGAGACCAGAACTTAACAACGTGTTAAATGCCCTAGCTAAGGCTCTTCGCTCTCTTTGTCTCTACACATACCCTTTTATGCCCAATATGGCTGCGGAGATGAGCCAGCAGCTGGGGCTAAACCTGGATTTCACCAAACCGCTTTTAAGCGAAGGGTACCCATCCGAAGGCATAGTGCCTGGTACTAGAATTCAGAAGGGAAGAGCCTTGCTCCCTCGCATCGAATCGAAACCACAAGGAGCCAAGAACGTGACCGACGCACCAGCCTCTTCGCAACCGACAACCGTCACGCCGCCCTCGACTGCCGCCGCGTCACAGAGCCAGCCTCCCGCGGCATCGGCTCCCGCCCCTGCCGCTGCGCCACCCCAGATCACCATCGACGAATTCATGAAGATTCAACTCAAGACAGCGAAGGTCCTGACGGCGGAGCGCGTCCCGAAATCCGAGAAACTGCTCAAGCTTCAAGTCAGCCTGGGCAGTGAACAGCGGCAGATCGTTGCCGGCATCGGCAAGAAATACGAACCGGAGGCCCTGGTCGGCAAAACCATTGTCATCGTGGCGAATTTGAAACCGGCTAAACTGATGGGTATCGAATCGCAGGGGATGGTGCTCGCGGCAGGCGACAGCGAGGTCCGTGGCCTCGCGACCTTTATCGAAGACGTGGAGCCCGGCACCAAGGTGAAATGA